One segment of Sphingomonas qomolangmaensis DNA contains the following:
- a CDS encoding 50S ribosomal protein L23 → MAKQTKAAIDNRHYDVIVAPHITEKSTLVSEHNAVVFKVANDATKPEIKAAVEALFDVKVTGVNTIVQKGKTKRWKGTPYKRSDIKKAIVTLKDGDSIDVTTGV, encoded by the coding sequence ATGGCTAAGCAGACCAAGGCTGCGATCGACAACCGTCATTATGACGTGATTGTCGCACCGCACATCACCGAGAAGTCGACCCTCGTCTCCGAGCACAACGCGGTTGTGTTCAAGGTGGCAAACGATGCCACCAAGCCGGAGATCAAGGCGGCCGTTGAAGCGCTGTTCGACGTAAAGGTCACCGGCGTGAACACGATCGTCCAGAAGGGCAAGACGAAGCGCTGGAAGGGCACGCCCTACAAGCGTTCGGACATCAAGAAGGCGATCGTGACGCTGAAGGACGGCGATTCGATCGACGTCACGACGGGGGTCTGA
- the rplB gene encoding 50S ribosomal protein L2, whose protein sequence is MALKHYNPTSPSRRGLILVDRSSLHKGGPVKALTEGKRKTGGRNNKGHVTSRGIAGGHKQRYRIVDFKRRKWDVEGTVERLEYDPNRTAFLALINYGPVPFGEVGENGEKSDVAYIIAPQRLAVGDKVVAGKKTDVKPGNAMEIGQMPVGTIVHNVEMKPGKGGQIARSAGTYVQVVGRDRGMVIVRLNSGEQRYIRGECMATVGAVSNPDNQNTNLAKAGRNRWKGIRPLTRGVAKNPVDHPHGGGEGRTSGGRHPVTPWGKPTKGARTRHNKSTDRMIIRSRHAKKKG, encoded by the coding sequence ATGGCACTCAAGCATTATAATCCGACCTCGCCGTCGCGGCGTGGCCTCATCCTGGTGGACCGCTCGTCGCTCCACAAGGGCGGTCCCGTCAAGGCGCTGACCGAGGGTAAGCGCAAGACCGGTGGCCGCAACAACAAGGGCCACGTCACCTCGCGCGGCATCGCCGGCGGCCACAAGCAGCGCTATCGCATCGTCGATTTCAAGCGTCGCAAGTGGGACGTCGAAGGCACCGTCGAGCGGCTCGAGTACGATCCCAACCGCACCGCGTTCCTGGCGCTCATCAACTACGGCCCAGTGCCGTTTGGTGAAGTCGGCGAGAACGGCGAGAAGTCGGACGTCGCCTACATCATCGCGCCACAGCGGCTTGCCGTCGGCGACAAGGTGGTTGCAGGCAAGAAGACCGACGTGAAGCCGGGCAATGCGATGGAGATCGGCCAGATGCCGGTCGGCACCATCGTTCACAACGTCGAGATGAAGCCCGGCAAGGGCGGTCAGATCGCACGTTCGGCCGGCACCTATGTGCAGGTGGTGGGTCGTGATCGCGGCATGGTGATCGTCCGCCTGAACTCGGGCGAGCAGCGCTACATTCGCGGTGAGTGCATGGCGACGGTGGGTGCGGTGTCGAACCCCGACAACCAGAACACCAACCTTGCCAAGGCAGGCCGCAACCGTTGGAAGGGGATCCGCCCGCTGACGCGCGGTGTTGCCAAGAACCCGGTCGACCATCCGCACGGCGGTGGTGAAGGCCGGACCTCGGGCGGCCGTCATCCGGTCACGCCATGGGGCAAGCCGACCAAGGGTGCTCGCACTCGTCATAACAAGTCGACCGATCGCATGATCATCCGGTCGCGTCACGCCAAGAAGAAGGGCTAA